The Oncorhynchus tshawytscha isolate Ot180627B linkage group LG02, Otsh_v2.0, whole genome shotgun sequence genome contains the following window.
ttgaattcccaatgtgttatcactatgctttcaaccatccaAAAACAGTGGAAAAACATGGTCAGATATTTTGTTTAGTTGTCACCTTAATGTGTTATATCTGCACTTTCAACCGTTTAGCACAAGGTTCAAATGGCAAAACAATGACAGAAATGTTGTGTATTTGTACAACTCAATGTGTTGTCACTGTGCTTCgtctaatagcacaaccaaatgagCTGAATTGCAGTTTGCATTAAAAGTACACGGTGCAAGCAAGGGCAGACTAGAACCAGAAATGTGGCCCTGGCATTTCTGTTTTAAAGCTAAGTTCCTGCAATTCTACTTCGTTTAGCATGGCATCTATTGTTGGGTATGCTATTTCATGATAATAATTATGATCAAATGTAGTCTAGAGTAAAGTGCACAGCCATATCCCACTCTTATCCCTCCATTCCCCACTTTCTTTCGTACCCACATTACTCTCAAACCCAGAGGAGTAAAATTATGCAAGGAGTGTTTTTGCCTCTGGTCACAAAAGTTTAAGTTTGCATTAGTCAAACATTTCTATCTCTATAACATCTCCTAAACTCTCCTGGTTTGTGTCATGCATATGTGCATCTCTCAACTATATAGAAAAACATGTGCTATGACATGGCAGTGTGCAATGTACTCTAATGGCCATACCTGCACTCTGTTGGCTTTTACAAACTCTCAGCAACTGGCATCTTGGTGCTGGCGTGAGATCGAGGATTGTGGGAGGGGAAGAGGTTCATGTGGTCCATAATAACCCTTTTCTTTTATACACTTCCTTGTCTTCACCATTAGCTTTTGCAACCtcaaaaataaaatgttctgTCTGTATGTTGTTTTTAATGATTGGTATTGATAATTAATATATTCACAGAAACCTGTATCTGGGATGGTTTTTTCCATCAACACGTCTCCTTCTCCAGTTGGGGCGATAAAGTCCTAGACCACTGTTACTCTATCCACAAGCAAGCATACCAGGCCCTTCCTCGTCCCCAcattggcaaatcagatcatgacccTATACTCCTACTTCCTGTATACAAggtcaaacaggaagtgcccgtgACATGCTCCACAGAGAAATGGTCCTCCGAATCGGAGACTAAGCTACAAGACTGCTTTGCTAGCTCTGACTGGAATATTTTACATTACTCAGCCGATATTATAATTCCATGGGGTTAACCCATTGCTTGCCCCTTGCCATCCACCATTTCCTCTGTGACGATCACCACCATGCGTGTGGTGGAGCTGGAGGAGCTGCAGGAGCTGAGGCTGGAGCTGAGGCCAGAGCTGGAGGAGCTGAGGCCAAAGGTGAGACAGGAGCTGAGGCAGGAGCTGTGGCCGGATTTCGAGGAGCTGAGAAAGAGGCTGTGAGGAAGGGAAACCAATGATTAGCATAGTTAGCATCCAGGAAATTTGCAGAAAGTTGCGTAAGTAATGCCCCCTAAATGGTGGTCCGTGTAAATAATTACGGCTCACCATGCTGAGCTGTGACTGCAGTTCGGcttccaggccctgcagtgtacGACGGATGTCCGAAATCTCTGACTTGGAGGTCTGGAGAACCTCTGTGCTCGACGCCACCTCCTGGTTCAACGTCTCTGTCTGTAAAACACAATAAGTGGTCAATCATCACAGAAACAAACCAACATTTCAGCTCATGATAGAATGTCACAATGTTACCGACTAGAAGTAAAGGAACATCTACAAAATTAACATAGTTTAGGGGTTCTAGAGGTTCTACCTTGGTCTGGAACCAGGACTCCAGGTCACGCTGGTTCTTGGCACTAACGGTCTCGTATTGCTCAAGGATCTCAGACATGACTCTTGTCAGGTCCTCCTGTGGTGCTGCGTCCACTTCCACGTTGATCTGTCCAGTCATCTCCATCCTCATGGCCAGCAGCTCCTGTGGAGAAACACATGGTGGTGAGTTTAAAGGATTAAGACGTGACTGACCACTGCCTGATGGTAACAACTTGACCTGCCCTCTGTCTTCCTTATGAATTTGAACACTATTGCTTATCACAGAAGTGCTTGAAAgccaccaccaccccctcccaTGATGAAACCATAATCGCCACCGCCGCTGCCACCCTTTCCCATGCCAAAACCTTATAACCGCCACCaccacaggttagtcgaggtcatttgtaaagtgactatgcatagataataaacagaaagtagcagcagtataaaaacAAAGGTGCAGGAGGCAATGGGGgttgggggtcaatgtaaatagtccgggttgacatttgattaattgttcaacagtcttatggcttgggggtagaagctgttaaggagcatttTGGTCCAAGACTTTACGCTCCGGTGTCGGTTTCTGGAGTCCTTgaccatttttggggccttcctctgacacagcctagtttatactgtaggtcctggatgtcaggaagcttggccccagtgatgtactgggctgtacgcactaccctctgtagcgccttacggtcagatgctgagcagttgccataccaggcggtgatgcaacctgtcatcACTGCCTGTCCTTTTCCTTAAACTTAACAGTCCATTGTTGCTTCATAGTGTTTGTGATTTTATGCATAGACTCAGGTACCATTATATTAAGTTTCACTTAACGTTATGCATTTTCCATCCACTGTAGTTGTCTGCAGCTCCAACAAAAGTAGTTTTCCTTCCCCTTACCAACTTTATAGCACCATGGGATGAGTCATTACTCCAGGCATCGAACCCCATGAAATATCACCCCAGATGTGATTAATGATAGAACGTACTGTTCTTTTCCCTTAACACCTTGGCAAGGAATTTGGCATCTGCAGCGTGCAAGAACAAGCTAttgcttatttgcatatttccataCAACCAGAGCATGCTCCAGATGTTGCCATTTGAGTCCCATGTTCTGTATGTGAGAAAGTTGATTTGCATTTGGTTAAAGCCAATAAGCATTGCAGAAGTTATGTTCTCATTTGAATGATTTGCAGGGTCAAACAGGAAATACCCGCTCCATAGTGAAATGGTCCCCCGAATCGGAGACTAAGCTACAAGACTGCTTTGCAAGCGCTGACTGGACTATTTTCCATTACTCAGCCGATATCATCGACAAGCTAACCACCTCCGTCAACGCCTTCATTAATCAAAAGCCCTTATTTAACACAGAGTTTGGCACTAAGCTAAAGGACAGGCTTAGCTCACACAGGGATAACGCATCCAAGTACAAGAAGTTGCTACGATCTCCAGACAGCCACAAACAAGCACAAGGACAATATAGGAACAAGCTGGAATTCTATTACACGGACTCCGACACCCGCTgcatgtggcaggggctacagtccattacggattacaaaggaaggCCCAGCCATGATCCCAATGATGTCTCTCTACTAGAAGAAAATGCATTTAATACACGCTTCAACAAAAGCAACACCGAGCTGTGCATGAGCACACCCACCATTTCAGAGCCCTGGGTGATCTCGCTAATCAGGTAAACACTCAGTATTCCAGGGCACGTTCTCAGTGCTTGCGCAGAACAGCCATTTacaacctctccttgtctctgtctctaatccCCACGTCTCAAGCTGACCCCCATCATTCCTGTTCCCGAGAACTCTAAGACTACCTGCCacaatgactatcgccctgtaggaCTCACATCTGTTCATGAattgttttgaaaggctggttatggcacacatcaactccatcattccaaacaccctagacacactccaatttgcataccgccctaacagatcgaCACATACTCAatttcactccacactgctctcacCCACCCAGAGAAGAGGAAtacccatgtgagaatgctgttcaatgacACCTCCCTCTCCAACTGGATCCTGAATTTCCTGATAGGCCGAcccaaggtggtgagggtaggcaacataaCCTCCGCCACACTGACCATCAACATGGAGGCCCCAAAAGGGTGTGTGCTTACTCCCTTCTTGTTCTccgtgttcacccacgactgcttggcCAAGCACGACCCCgacaccatcaagtttgctgacgacacgacggtggtagggcTGATCACCGGTGACTATGAGACCGCTTACAGGGAGGAGGGTAGTGATCTGACTGTGTGGTGCCAgtacaacaacctatccctcaacatcagtaagaccaaggagctgatagtGGACAACATTAAAGAGGGGGGGGTGAGcactcccccatccacatcgaaggggatgtagtggagtgggtcgagagtttcaagttcctcggtttccaaatcactaaggacttaaaatagcccatacacacagtcgtgaagaggcgtGACAGTGCGTCTTCCttctcaggaggttgaaaagatttggcatgggccctcaagtCCTCAagaagttatacagctgcaccattgagagcgtcATGACTGggtgcatcactgcttggtatggcaactgcaccagcCTCGATTTCATGGTGCCACAGAGGGTGgggcggacagcccagtacattcctggggccaagctccctacAATCCATGActtctatatcaggcggtgtgaaaggaagccccagccacccaagccataaacTGTTctcacggcaagtggtaccagtaCGTGACACCTATGGGCTCCTGAACATCTTCTGTCCCCAGCCATAAAACAGCTAAATAGCTCATCTCAGTTACCCAGAAACTTATCGTAAAGTTTGCCATTTCCTGTTTTACTTTTGGAGGGAATGCTGTTAACAATTATGATTACCTTTGTGCAATGGAAGGAAGCAAAGTTTCCTCCTTTGCCACATGGAAACTCTCGGCTAAAGTCCTCCCTTTAACTAATTTCACCAGTATTTatcatgactttgtggctgtggaatctagtGGAAACCGCTTATCATCCGCACACAGGCTTAAAAATCACTCTGCAGGACCGACAAAAGTACCACTATATAGCCCCCATGGGATGAGTCATTACTCCAGGAAAACTCACCCCGGATGGGAATAAAGTactgggcccagattcacaaaacactaGAAGCTTcttaagaaaaaaaaagtttataaGATAGTAAGTGCAATTCCTCAACAATATCTTAATAATGAATTGTTTTCTTACAAACTTTTGTTTCTAGTTGACAATtttaactagctatctagctggcaatggcaatcatgttagcatatttcttactgagattactgttctaaaacatgttcattgtgcactagcgactcctgtggtgggctgggcacaGTGTATGtcgaccaggtcgccaggtgtacagtgttttctccgatacattggtgcggctagcttccaggttggatgggcattgtgtcaagaagcagtgtggcttggctgggttgtgtttcggaggacacatggctctcgaccttcgcctgtcccgagtccgtagggagttgcagcgatgagacaagactgtaactactactaattggataccatgaaattggggagaaaaaggggtaaaaaaataaataaacatgttcaattgTGTTTTCCGCTCACTGCCCTGATTTTCTTGGAATTAACAACATTTACAATAACTTTATGTTCAAGAATCTTGCTTAAGGAGAAACATAAGAACATTTCCAATAACAtttgaggaatagcaactttgcttaactttcttctgaagtcagttaagaagacatTTCTTCGTAAAAAGGTTTTGTGAATGTGGGCCCTGTTCTTTTCCCTTAACACCTTGGCAGGGTACTTGACATCTGCAGCGTGCAAGAACAAGCTATTGCTTGTTTGCATATTTCCATACAACCAGAAAATTCCATCCCGGTTACAATTTGAGTCTCACATGTTGTACATGGAAAGTTGATTTACATTTGTTCAAGCCAATGCAAGTTATGTTAATGATTTGCAGTAGAATGCAATATTGTGACATAGGTGAAGATGCTTAAAagcaatatagctagctagctctcaGTCAACATGGTCTTATTAGAAGATGTCAAAATCAAAAAGTGACATTTAAACACTGTAGTTACAGTG
Protein-coding sequences here:
- the LOC112245613 gene encoding keratin, type I cytoskeletal 13-like, whose translation is MRMEMTGQINVEVDAAPQEDLTRVMSEILEQYETVSAKNQRDLESWFQTKTETLNQEVASSTEVLQTSKSEISDIRRTLQGLEAELQSQLSMVSRNYLHGPPFRGSSKSGHSSCLSSCLTFGLSSSSSGLSSSLSSCSSSSSTTRMVVIVTEEMVDGKGQAMG